In the Nitrospirota bacterium genome, TTGTCATCCATGCCAACGCCCGAATCGGTCACGGTAATGAGGGCGTACCTGCCCGGCTTCCCGCACTCGTGCGCCTTCGCGGTTTCCTCATCGAGAACGAGCCGCTCCGTCTCGATGAACAGACTGCCTCCGCCGGGCATGGCGTCCCGTGCGTTCGTGGCGAGGTTCATGAGCACCTGTTCGAGCTGTCCGGAGTCGGCCATCACGGTGACGTCCTCGTCGCTCAGCATGGTCTTCAGATCGATGTCCTCGCCGATGAGACGCCTCAGGAGCAGTTCCACCTTCAGGATGATCTCGTTCACGCTCACGGGCCGGGTGTTCAGGACCTGCTTCCTGCTGTACGCGAGCAGACCCTGGGTCAGCGTTGACGCCCGGTTCGCCGCGGACATGATCTGCTCGGCGCTGTGCCTCAGCGGATCTCCCGCGTCCATTTTCATCTGGAGGATGCTGCCGTACCCGATGATGGCCGTAAGGATGTTGTTGAAGTCGTGCGCAATGCCGCCCGCCAGCGTGCCGATGGATTCCATCTTCTGCGAATGCCGGAGCTGCTCTTCGAGCCGCTTGCGCTCGGAGATATCGATCCCCACACCCACGATGTACTGCCTGCCGTTCAGGACCATCCGGTATCCCGTCAGGAAGAAATGCAGCACCATGCCGCTCTTTGTCACGAGCCGCGCTTCGAGGGCGGCCCTGCCCGTCGTGAACACCTCCTGCATGGCCTTCGCAACGGCGTCACGGTCCTGCCCGAAGAGTTCGAGCACGTTCTTGTTCGTCAGCTCTTCGACGGAATAGCCAGTCATTTCCTTTTCATGATTGTTCCAGCGGATCAGCCTTCCCTGCTCGTCGCAGACGTAGAAGACGCCCGGCAGGCTGTCGATGACCGCGTCGGAGAACCTCTTTTCCTGCAGCAGGAGATCGTCCGCTTTCCTGCGTTCCGTGATATCGATCCCGGTCGCGATGACATACTCCACGGACCCGTCCTGCGCGAGCAGCGCAGTATTGGACCACGCGACGAGCTTGCGCGTGCCGTCCCTTGCGACCCACTCATTCTCGTACCGGCTCGGGAACATGCCCGCGACCAGTTTCTGAAAGTCACCCTTCACCCCCTCTGCCTGTTCGGGAGGGACGAGCAGGTCCCAGGCAATTTTCCCCACTGCCTCTGCCGCAGGGTACCCGCTGATCTCCTCGCAGGCGCGATTGAAACGGACGATCGTTCCCGTGCGGTCCAGAACGAGCACGAGGGACGCCACCGTGTCAAGCACGGCATTCGTGAAATCCCGCTCCTTCTGCAGGACCGCTTCGGCCCTTTTCCGCTCCGTCACGTCGCGGGTTATTCCGAGGAGGGCGATGACCTCGTCCTTGTCGTTCCGGAGCGGAACCGCGTGGGTCTCCAGCCACAGCCTGCGACCCTGGATGCCGACCATCTCGAAGGCAAGGGTGCCGGACCCGCCCTGGAAAACGCGCTCCGTCAGCTTGATGAAAGCATCGCGGTGATCGGAGGTTATCAGGGGGCATATGGACCGGCCCTTGACCGTATCGAGAGACTCGGCCTGGATCATGTCGAGGCCGGCGCGGTTCATCATGATGAGCGTGCCGTCGGGGTTC is a window encoding:
- a CDS encoding PAS domain S-box protein, producing MSHRLHNSARTESPCLDAQQLLNLCIDRMPLGYILWDAEYRVREWNSAAERIFGWTCGEARGKHAGELMFSADPSHIECLRAAAGRGGESLPAVCPGINREGRKFLSEWYNTTLRDASGGMSGILSLVHDISGREQAEQELRDSRKLFQTIIDSEPECVKLLNPDGTLIMMNRAGLDMIQAESLDTVKGRSICPLITSDHRDAFIKLTERVFQGGSGTLAFEMVGIQGRRLWLETHAVPLRNDKDEVIALLGITRDVTERKRAEAVLQKERDFTNAVLDTVASLVLVLDRTGTIVRFNRACEEISGYPAAEAVGKIAWDLLVPPEQAEGVKGDFQKLVAGMFPSRYENEWVARDGTRKLVAWSNTALLAQDGSVEYVIATGIDITERRKADDLLLQEKRFSDAVIDSLPGVFYVCDEQGRLIRWNNHEKEMTGYSVEELTNKNVLELFGQDRDAVAKAMQEVFTTGRAALEARLVTKSGMVLHFFLTGYRMVLNGRQYIVGVGIDISERKRLEEQLRHSQKMESIGTLAGGIAHDFNNILTAIIGYGSILQMKMDAGDPLRHSAEQIMSAANRASTLTQGLLAYSRKQVLNTRPVSVNEIILKVELLLRRLIGEDIDLKTMLSDEDVTVMADSGQLEQVLMNLATNARDAMPGGGSLFIETERLVLDEETAKAHECGKPGRYALITVTDSGVGMDDKTRERIFDPFFTTKELGKGTGLGLAMSYGIIRQHSGMIAVSSEAGKGTTFKICLPLADAEVREEQPVDLPPILGGTETILIAEDDQSVRELTSHMLREFGYQVIEAVDGEDAVRKFMDNKDRVKLLLLDVLMPKKNGREVYTKISIFQPGIKALFLSGYTADIMHQKGLIEPGFNFIMKPVPVNELLRKIRAVIDGSGD